One Myotis daubentonii chromosome 3, mMyoDau2.1, whole genome shotgun sequence genomic window carries:
- the SLITRK3 gene encoding SLIT and NTRK-like protein 3, whose product MMKPSIAELLHRGKMLWIILLSTIALGWTTPIPLIEDSEEIDEPCFDPCYCEVKESLFHIHCDSKGFTNISQITEFWSRPFKLYLQRNSMRKLYTNSFLHLNNAVSINLGNNALQDIQTGAFNGLKILKRLYLHENKLDVFRNDTFLGLESLEYLQADYNVIKRIESGAFRNLSKLRVLILNDNLIPMLPTNLFKAVSLTHLDLRGNRLKVLFYRGMLDHIGRSLMELQLEENPWNCTCEIVQLKSWLERIPYTALVGDITCETPFHFHGKDLREIRKTELCPLLSDSEVEASLGIPHLSSNKEHAWPTKPSSMLSSVHFTASSVEYKSSNKQPKPTKQPRTPRPPSTSQAFYPGPNQPPIAPYQTRPPIPIICPTGCTCNLHINDLGLTVNCKERGFNNISELLPRPLNAKKLYLSSNLIQKIYRSDFWNFSSLDLLHLGNNRISYVQDGAFINLPNLKSLFLNGNDIEKLTPGMFRGLQSLHYLYFEFNVIREIQPAAFSLMPNLKLLFLNNNLLRTLPTDAFAGTSLARLNLRKNYFLYLPVAGVLEHLNAIVQIDLNENPWDCTCDLVPFKQWIETISSVSVVGDVLCRSPENLTHRDVRTIELEVLCPEMMHTAPAGASPAQPGEPHLPGGPTSASPYEFSPPGGPVPLSVLILSLLVLFFSAVFVAAGLFAYVLRRRRKKLPFRSKRQEGVDLTGIQMQCHRLFEDGGGGGGGSGGGGRPPLSSPEKAPPVGHVYEYIPHPVTQMCNNPIYKPREEEEAAAVASGQEAGSAERGGPGTQQPPAMGEVLLGSEQFAEPPKENPSNYRTLLEKEKEWALAVSSSQLNTIVTGNHHHPHPHHPAVGGVSGVVAGPGADLAGFRHHEKNGGVVLFPPGGGCGGGSLLLDRERPQPAPCTVGFVDCLYGTVPKLKELHVHAPGMQYPDLQQDARLKETLLFSAGKGFTDHQTPKNDYLELRAKLQTKPDYLEVLEKTAYRF is encoded by the coding sequence ATGATGAAACCTTCCATAGCGGAGCTGCTCCACAGAGGGAAGATGCTGTGGATTATTCTTCTAAGCACAATCGCTCTGGGCTGGACTACCCCGATTCCCCTGATAGAGGACTCAGAGGAGATAGATGAGCCCTGTTTTGATCCATGCTACTGTGAAGTCAAAGAAAGCCTCTTCCACATACATTGTGACAGTAAAGGATTTACAAATATTAGCCAGATTACCGAGTTCTGGTCCAGACCTTTTAAACTATATCTGCAGAGGAATTCCATGAGGAAATTGTACACCAACAGTTTTCTTCATTTGAATAATGCTGTGTCCATTAACCTTGGGAACAATGCCTTGCAGGACATTCAAACGGGAGCTTTCAATGGTCTTAAGATTTTAAAGAGGCTGTATCTACACGAGAACAAACTAGACGTCTTCAGAAATGACACTTTTCTTGGCTTGGAGAGTCTCGAATATCTGCAAGCAGATTACAACGTAATTAAACGCATCGAGAGTGGTGCATTTCGGAACCTCAGCAAACTGAGAGTTCTGATTTTAAATGATAATCTCATCCCCATGCTTCCAACCAATTTATTTAAGGCCGTCTCCTTAACGCATCTGGACCTCCGTGGGAACAGGCTGAAGGTCCTTTTTTATCGAGGGATGCTCGACCACATTGGCAGGAGCCTGATGGAGCTCCAGCTGGAGGAAAATCCCTGGAACTGTACGTGTGAGATCGTGCAGCTGAAGAGCTGGCTGGAGCGCATCCCTTACACTGCCCTGGTGGGAGACATCACCTGTGAGACCCCCTTCCACTTCCACGGGAAGGACCTGCGAGAAATACGGAAGACAGAACTCTGTCCCTTGTTGTCCGACTCTGAGGTGGAGGCCAGTCTGGGGATTCCCCACTTGTCATCAAACAAGGAGCATGCATGGCCAACGAAGCCTTCCTCCATGCTGTCCTCTGTCCATTTTACCGCTTCTTCCGTTGAATACAAGTCCTCAAATAAGCAGCCCAAGCCCACCAAACAGCCCCGGACACCAAGGCCGCCCTCCACATCCCAAGCTTTCTATCCTGGTCCAAACCAACCTCCCATTGCTCCTTACCAGACCAGACCACCCATTCCTATTATCTGCCCTACTGGGTGTACCTGTAATTTGCACATCAATGACCTTGGCTTGACTGTCAACTGCAAAGAGCGAGGATTTAATAACATTTCTGAACTTCTTCCAAGGCCGCTGAATGCCAAGAAACTCTACCTGAGTAGCAATCTGATTCAGAAAATATACCGTTCCGATTTTTGGAATTTCTCTTCATTGGATCTCTTGCATCTGGGGAACAATCGTATTTCTTACGTCCAGGATGGGGCCTTCATCAACCTGCCCAACCTAAAGAGCCTCTTTCTCAATGGCAACGATATCGAGAAACTGACACCGGGCATGTTCCGAGGCCTACAGAGTTTGCACTACTTGTACTTCGAGTTCAACGTCATCCGGGAGATCCAGCCTGCAGCCTTCAGCCTCATGCCCAACTTGAAGCTGCTATTCCTCAACAATAACTTGTTGAGGACTCTGCCCACGGATGcctttgcaggcacatccctggcgCGGCTCAACTTGAGGAAAAACTACTTCCTCTACCTTCCCGTGGCTGGTGTTCTCGAACACTTGAACGCCATCGTCCAGATAGACCTCAATGAGAACCCTTGGGACTGCACCTGTGACCTGGTCCCCTTCAAGCAGTGGATCGAAACCATCAGCTCCGTCAGTGTGGTGGGGGATGTGCTGTGCAGGAGCCCCGAGAACCTCACCCACCGGGACGTGCGTACCATTGAGCTGGAAGTGCTCTGTCCCGAGATGATGCACACAGCACCAGCCGGAGCCTCCCCGGCCCAGCCTGGGGAGCCCCACCTTCCGGGGGGGCCGACGAGTGCATCGCCCTATGAGTTCTCTCCCCCGGGGGGCCCGGTGCCGCTTTCTGTGTTGATCCTCAGCCTGCTGGTCCTGTTTTTCTCTGCCGTCTTCGTGGCTGCGGGCCTCTTTGCCTACGTGCTCCGCCGGCGGAGGAAGAAGCTGCCCTTTAGAAGCAAGAGGCAGGAGGGCGTGGACCTCACAGGGATCCAGATGCAATGCCACCGGCTTTTCGAGGACGGTGGCGGCGGGGGAGgtgggagcgggggcgggggccgcccccctctctcctccccagagaAGGCCCCCCCGGTGGGCCACGTGTACGAGTACATCCCCCACCCCGTGACCCAGATGTGCAACAACCCCATCTACAAGCCTCGTGAGGAGGAGGAAGCGGCGGCCGTGGCatcagggcaggaggcagggagcgcAGAACGCGGGGGTCCCGGGACACAGCAGCCGCCGGCCATGGGCGAGGTGCTCCTGGGGAGCGAGCAGTTTGCCGAGCCCCCCAAGGAGAACCCCAGCAACTACCGGACCTtgctggagaaggagaaggagtggGCCCTGGCCGTGTCCAGCTCCCAGCTCAACACCATAGTGACGGGGAACCATCACCACCcgcacccccaccacccagccGTCGGGGGGGTGTCGGGGGTCGTTGCAGGACCTGGGGCAGACTTGGCTGGGTTCCGCCACCACGAGAAGAATGGCGGGGTGGTGCTGTTCCCCCCTGGGGGAGGCTGCGGGGGAGGCAGTCTGCTCCTAGACCGGGAGAGGCCGCAGCCAGCCCCCTGCACGGTGGGCTTCGTGGACTGCCTCTACGGCACGGTGCCCAAGTTAAAGGAACTGCACGTCCACGCCCCTGGCATGCAATACCCAGACTTACAGCAGGATGCCAGGCTGAAAGAAACCCTTCTCTTCTCGGCTGGAAAGGGCTTCACAGACCACCAAACCCCCAAAAATGATTACCTCGAGTTAAGGGCCAAACTTCAAACCAAGCCGGATTACCTCGAAGTCCTGGAGAAGACAGCATATAGGTTctaa